Proteins co-encoded in one Pseudophryne corroboree isolate aPseCor3 chromosome 1, aPseCor3.hap2, whole genome shotgun sequence genomic window:
- the PSMB5 gene encoding proteasome subunit beta type-5 has product MWRRAVCAERSNSLVVNMALASVVRSEGALWSRYRDNPAHCSLDSEGLSFQVVPGVGHGTAEPGIEFLHGTTTLAFKFRHGVIVAVDSRATAGSYIASQTVKKVIEINPYLLGTMAGGAADCSFWERLLARQCRIYELRNKERISVAAASKLLANMVYQYKGMGLSMGTMICGWDKRGPGLYYVDSEGNRVSGSVFSVGSGSMYAYGTLDRGYSYDLEPEEAQELARRSIYQATYRDAYSGGVVNLYHVRENGWERVSQDDVAVLHEKYKGLVD; this is encoded by the exons ATGTGGCGACGCGCTGTGTGTGCCGAACGCAGTAATTCGCTGGTGGTGAACATGGCGCTGGCTAGTGTTGTACGCTCGGAAGGAGCTCTGTGGAGTCGGTACCGGGATAATCCGGCACACTGCAGCCTGGACTCCGAGGGGCTGAGCTTCCAAGTAGTACCTGGGGTCGGACATGGGACAGCAGAACCCGGGATCGAGTTTCTGCATGGGACAACTACGCTGGCCTTCAAG TTCCGTCATGGAGTAATTGTGGCTGTCGATTCCCGTGCCACAGCTGGCTCTTACATCGCCTCACAGACTGTGAAGAAAGTTATTGAGATCAACCCTTACCTGTTGGGCACAATGGCTGGAGGTGCTGCCGATTGCAGTTTCTGGGAAAGACTCCTTGCCCGGCAGTGTCGCATCTATGAACTCAGGAACAAGGAGCGTATATCTGTGGCAGCAGCGTCCAAACTCTTAGCAAATATGGTCTATCAGTACAAAGGCATGGGGCTGTCTATGGGAACCATGATCTGTGGATGGGACAAGAGGGGACCAG GTTTGTACTATGTGGACAGTGAAGGGAACCGTGTTTCCGGGTCTGTATTCTCGGTGGGTTCCGGTTCTATGTATGCTTATGGAACCTTGGACAGAGGATACAGTTATGACCTGGAACCAGAAGAAGCCCAAGAACTGGCACGGCGCTCCATTTACCAGGCCACATACCGTGATGCTTACTCTGGTGGAGTGGTGAATCTGTACCATGTGCGTGAAAATGG